The following is a genomic window from Amycolatopsis cihanbeyliensis.
ACCGTCGGCACCGCACCACGCGTGCCATGCAGCGCGGCCCGCCGCAAGACGAGCGCCATCGCAGGCCCCGGAGGTGCCGAGATCAACACCACCGCTGCCAGGAAAGCGGGCAGCTGGCTCAGCAACTCCACGCGGTTATACTTCCGAGCCGCGCCATCCGTCCGCAACCTGGTTTCGGTGGACCGGCACATACCCCGACTACGCCGGTCCGGCTCACCCCGCGTAGCGCGCGGTCAGCTCCGTACCCAGCCGCGCGAGCTCGGCCCGGACCTCGTCCGGTTCCACGACATCCACCAGCGCACCCCAGCCCGCCAGCTGCCGCGCGATGTCCAGTGCGGTCGGCGCGGCCACCCGGACGCGCAGCCTGCCGTCCGCGCACCCCTGCCCGGAACCGCCCCGCTCGGCACGGCAATGGCGGCCGAACTGGTCCCGCAGCACGGGCAGGTACCGGTCCTCGGTCAGCACGGTCGCCGCGACCGGCGAGCGGCGTTGCTCGACCTCGGCCACGACCCGCTCCCAGGCCGCCGCGAGGTCGAAGTCGGCAGGCCGCTCGGCCGTCTGCTCGGTCGGCACCGCCTCCAGAATCCGGTCCACCCGGAACGTCCGCTGCCCGTCCCCGGTGCCGGCGACCAGATACCAGACGGCGTCCTTGTCCACCAGGCCCCACGGATCGACCAGTCGCCGGGTGCGTTCCCCCGACCGGTTGGCGTAGCTCAGCCAGACCTTGCGGTGACCGACCACGGCCTCCTGCAACGCCTCCACCAGCTCCGGCCGCTCGTGCCCGCGCTCACCCCACCACACCGGATCCACCACGGCCGCCTCCGCGGCGGCCCGCGCCCCGCCGCAAAACGGGCCGGGCAGGGCCCGCACCAGCTTGCGCAGCGCCGACCGCAGCTGCGGCGCGGTCGCGGTCCCTGCGAGCAGGAACAACGCCTGCGCCTCGGCCTCGGTGAGCCCGCTCAGGTCGGTCCGCGCACCACCGACGAGGGACCACCCACCGCCCCGTCCGGGCTGCGGGTACACCGGCACACCAGCGGTGGACAGCGCCTCCAGGTCCCGACGTGCGGTCGCGACGGACACCTCGAGCTCACCCGCCAGCTCCGCCGCGGTCACCCGGCCCCTGGCCTGCATCAGCAACAGCACCGCCACCAGCCGGTCCGCACGCATGCGGCTTCAGTCTGCCAGAAAAGTGCTCGGTAGATGAGCACTTTCCGCCGCAGGATGAGGTCAGCTCCAACCAGGACCAACCAGAAAAGGAACCTCATGTTGCGCGGATTCACCACCATCTCCTATTTCGCCGACGACCTGGACGTCGCCCAGCGGTGGTACACCGGGCTGCGGGGGCTCGAGCCCTACTTCTCCCGTTCCGGTCCGGACGGCCGGCTGGCCTACATCGAGTACCGCATCGGCGACTACGGCACGAGCTGGGCATCGTCGACAGCCGCTACACCCCGGCGGCGCGAGCCCCGGCCACGGCGGTGCCATCATGTACTGGCACGTCGACGATGTGGCCGCGGCCATGGAACGGCTCCTGTCCCTTGGCGCGCGGGAGCACCAGGCCATCACCGAACGGGGCACCGGGTTCGTCACCGCCGCCGTGCTGGATCCGTTCGGGAACATCCTCGGCATCATGTACAACCAGCACTACCTGGACGTGCTCCGGAAAGGGGCGTAGATGGCGGCTTCCCCGCACTCGATCCCGGCGATCACCAGCAGGCTCCGCGCCGTGGGCTGCGTGTTCGCCGAGGACGAGGCGCGGCTGCTCGCCGAGGCCGCGCACTCGCCGGAGCACCTCAGCGCACTGGTGGACCGCCGGGTCACCGGCTTGCCCCTGGAACAGATCCTCGGCTGGGCACAGTTCCACGACCTGCGGATCGCGGTGGAGCCGGACGTGTTCGTCCCGCGCAGGCGCACCGAGCTGCTGGTGCGGCAGGCGACCGAACTCGCCCGGCCCGGCGCGGTCGTACTGGACCTGTGCTGCGGCACGGGCGCGGTCGGTGCCGCGCTGGCTACCATCGTGGACCGGGCCGAGGTACACGCGGCCGACCTGGATCCCGCCGCGGTGCGCTGCGCGCGCCGCAACCTGGCTGCCGCGGGCGGCAGGGTGTACGAGGGTGACCTGTACGAACCGGTACCGGCCCGGCTGCGCGGAAACGTGGACCTGCTGGTGGTGAACGCGCCCTATGTACCCACCGACGCGGTCGACCTGATGCCGCCGGAGGCCCGCCTGCACGAGCCCCGTGCCGCGCTCGACGGCGGGGCGGACGGGCTCAGCGTGCAGCGCAGGGTGGTGGCCGAGGCACGGAACTGGCTGGCGCCCCGCGGCCACCTGCTGATCGAGACGAGCGAGCCGCAGGCGCCGCGGCTGGCCGGCGCCTGCGCCGACGCAGGGCTGGTGACGCGGATCGTCGGCTCCGCCGAGCTGGACGCCACCGTCGTCCTCGGCTCGGCCGGGCTGGTGCCGGACCCTGCCATTACCATGACGGCATGACGGGGCTCGCCGAATTCATCGCCGGTATTCCGAAATGCGAGCTGCACGTACACATCGAGGGCACGCTCGAACCCGAGATGAAGTTCGACTTCGCCGAGCGTAACGATCTCGTGCTGCCGTATGCCGACGTCGCGCAGCTACGCGCCGCGTACGCCTTCCACGACCTGCCCTCCTTCCTGAAGGCGTACTACGAGGGGATGGAGGTGCTGCTGACCGAGCAGGACTTCTACGACCTCGCCTGGGCCTACCTGGCCAGGGCGCACGCCCAGAACGTGCGCTACGCGGAGATCTTCTTCGACCCGCAGGCCCACACTTCGCGGGGTGTCTCCTTCGACACCGTCATCCGCGGGCTGCGCAGGGCGCTGATGGACGCCTACCGGCTGCTCGACCTGCGCGCCCAGCTCATCATGTGCTTCCTGCGGGACCTCCCGGCGGGATACGCCATGGCTACTCTGCTGGAATCCCTGCCCTACAAGGAATGGATCGTCGGCGTCGGGCTCGACTCCGACGAGCACGGGAACCCGCCTTCTGCCTTCGCCGCCGTGTTCGAACGGGCCCGTGCCGAGGGTTACTTCCTGACCATGCACTGCGATGTCGACCAGGTGAACACCACCGAGCACATCCGGCAGTGCCTGGCCGTGATCGGGGTGGACCGGATCGACCACGGCGTGAACGCGCTGGACGATCCGGCCCTGCACACCGAGATCGCCCGCCGCGGGCTCGGCCTGACCGTGTGCCCGATCTCCAACCGCCATGTCCGGGGCGACCTCGGCCATGACGCGCTGCGGCGGATG
Proteins encoded in this region:
- a CDS encoding putative protein N(5)-glutamine methyltransferase translates to MAASPHSIPAITSRLRAVGCVFAEDEARLLAEAAHSPEHLSALVDRRVTGLPLEQILGWAQFHDLRIAVEPDVFVPRRRTELLVRQATELARPGAVVLDLCCGTGAVGAALATIVDRAEVHAADLDPAAVRCARRNLAAAGGRVYEGDLYEPVPARLRGNVDLLVVNAPYVPTDAVDLMPPEARLHEPRAALDGGADGLSVQRRVVAEARNWLAPRGHLLIETSEPQAPRLAGACADAGLVTRIVGSAELDATVVLGSAGLVPDPAITMTA
- the add gene encoding adenosine deaminase, yielding MTGLAEFIAGIPKCELHVHIEGTLEPEMKFDFAERNDLVLPYADVAQLRAAYAFHDLPSFLKAYYEGMEVLLTEQDFYDLAWAYLARAHAQNVRYAEIFFDPQAHTSRGVSFDTVIRGLRRALMDAYRLLDLRAQLIMCFLRDLPAGYAMATLLESLPYKEWIVGVGLDSDEHGNPPSAFAAVFERARAEGYFLTMHCDVDQVNTTEHIRQCLAVIGVDRIDHGVNALDDPALHTEIARRGLGLTVCPISNRHVRGDLGHDALRRMLELGMRATVNSDDPAYFGGYVTENLLAVSEAAGLGEWEVLQLERNAFEIAWLPAGVRDHYLAELGAYGEAGGTQSQGVVEHHRI
- a CDS encoding helix-turn-helix transcriptional regulator, with protein sequence MRADRLVAVLLLMQARGRVTAAELAGELEVSVATARRDLEALSTAGVPVYPQPGRGGGWSLVGGARTDLSGLTEAEAQALFLLAGTATAPQLRSALRKLVRALPGPFCGGARAAAEAAVVDPVWWGERGHERPELVEALQEAVVGHRKVWLSYANRSGERTRRLVDPWGLVDKDAVWYLVAGTGDGQRTFRVDRILEAVPTEQTAERPADFDLAAAWERVVAEVEQRRSPVAATVLTEDRYLPVLRDQFGRHCRAERGGSGQGCADGRLRVRVAAPTALDIARQLAGWGALVDVVEPDEVRAELARLGTELTARYAG